From the genome of Solibacillus sp. FSL H8-0538:
CGTAAATACTTTTGATAGTTGAATCGCACGGTCTGGACGGAAATTAAAGAAAATTACTGCATCGTTTGATTCGATTGTATCGACTGGATGGTTTTCCTGTGTAATAACTAGTGGAAGGACAAACTCGTCAGCAACATCTTGCGCGTACGATGATTCTACACCGGCAACTGCTGACACTGCTGTTTGACCAATACCATCTACTAAGGCATTGTAAGTTAACTGTACGCGGTCCCAGCGCTTATCGCGGTCCATTGCGTAGTATCGTCCATGAAGTGATGCGAATTTACCAATACCGATTTCTGCCATTTTCTTTTCTGTTTCTTCGATGTAGCTAATTGCTGTTGTCGGTCCAACATCACGTCCGTCAAGGAAGCCGTGAACATATACTTCCTCTAGCCCGTTTGCTTTTGCTAGCTTTAAGAGGGCAAAAAGGTGTTCATAATGACTATGCACCCCACCATCAGAAAGTAACCCCATTAAATGAAGCTTTGAGCTGTTTTGTTTGGCATGATTTACTGCTTCTAAAAACTGCGCGTTACGGAAAAAATCTCCCTCACGAATGGATTTATGAATGCGCGTTAAGCTTTGGTAGACAATGCGGCCCGCACCAATATTTAAGTGACCAACTTCGGAGTTTCCCATTTGACCTTCTGGTAGTCCTACTTCTTCACCACTCGCAATCAATGTGGCGTTTGAATAAGTGTTCCAATAACGATCAAAATTTGGTTTATTTGCTTGTGCTACGGCATTCCCTTTCACTTCATCTCGAAAAGCTAAGCCGTCTAATATGATTAGTGCAACTGGCTGTTTAGGCATTAGCTGCTGCCTCCAATAATTTTAAGTAAGAATCTGGTTGTAGGCTTGCTCCTCCTACAAGAGCTCCATCAATATGCTCTTTCCCTAGTAATTCCACGATGTTTTCCGGTTTTACGCTACCGCCATACTGAATGCGTACTGTTTCTGAGGTTTCTGAGTCGTAAAGATCTGCAACAACCGCACGAATCGCGCCACATACTGCATTTGCATCGTCTGCTGTTGCTGTTTTACCAGTACCGATTGCCCAAATTGGCTCGTATGCTAGTACCATATGCGCCACTTCTTCTGCTGTAAAGCCTTCAAGGGCCGCACGAATTTGACCAGAAACTTTCGCTTCCGTCGAACCTGCCTCGCGCTCTTCTAAAGTTTCACCGCAGCAAATAATTGGCACAATACCATGATTTAATGCCGCGCGTACTTTTTTGTTCACTGCTTCGTCTGTTTCATTAAACAATTCGCGGCGCTCAGAATGCCCTAAAATCACGTAATCTACATGGATTGTCGAAAGCATTGCTGGACTAATTTCCCCTGTAAATGCACCTTCATCTTCAAAATGCATGTTCTGTGCACCAATTGCCAAATCCGTATCTTCTGCTGCTACAACTAATGTTGGCAAGTATAGTGCTGGTGCACAAATGACCGTATCTACCTTTTCTTCTGAAGGAATTGCTTCTTGGATAGCTTCCACAAAATCTACTGCTTCATCAAATGTTTTATACATTTTCCAGTTTCCAGCTATTATCGGTTTACGCATCCTACATCCCTCCATTACTTATCATTCAATGCTACAATTCCAGGAAGTTCTTTGCCTTCCATTAACTCTAGAGACGCACCGCCACCTGTTGAAATGTGGTCCATCTTGCCTGCTACTTCAAATTTTTCTACTGCTGCAGCTGAATCGCCACCGCCGATAATTGTGTAGCCTGCCGTACGCGCCATTGCGTCCGCTACAGTTTTCGTACCATTTGCGAATTTGTCCATTTCAAACACACCCATTGGCCCGTTCCAAATGATTAATTTAGAGCTTTCAATAATTTCTGCATATTTCGCCGCTGTTTTTGGTCCAATATCAAGGCCCATCCAGTCAGCAGGAATTGCATCCACATCGACTACTTTTGTTTCTGCATCTTTTGAGAATTCATTTGCCACCACTGTATCGATCGGCATATGAAGCTCGACGCCCTTTTCTTTCGCTTTTTCAATAAACGATTTTGCTAGCGCAATCTTATCTTCTTCAAGTAGTGACTTTCCGATAGCGTGGCCTTGCGCCTTAGTGAACGTGAAAGACAAGCCGCCACCGATAATTAAGTGATCTACTTTATCTAGTAGGTTTTCGATGACACCAATTTTATCCTTCACTTTTGCGCCGCCGATAATTGCTGTAAATGGACGCTCTGGCTCTGATAATGCCTTCCCAAGTACATCTAGCTCTTTTTCCATTAAAAGACCTGACACAGCCGGTACAAATTTTGCGATACCTTCTGTAGAAGCATGGGCACGGTGAGCAGCGCCGAATGCATCATTTACATATAGATCCGCTAGCTTTGCAAAGCTTCTTGATAGCTCTTCATCGTTTTTCTCTTCGCCTTTATGGAAGCGTACGTTTTCAAGTAAAACGATCTCGCCGTCCAGCATTTCATTCACAGCTGCTTCTACCGCTTCACCAATTGATTCGTCAAGTTTCTTTACTGGACGTCCCATTAATTCAGCCAGGCGTTCACCCACCGCTGTTAAACGCAACTCTTCTTTTACTTCGCCTTTTGGACGACCTAAATGAGAGGCTAAAATTACTTTTGCCCCTTGTTCTACTAGCTGTTTAATTGTTGGGATGGCTGCGCGAATACGTGTTTCATCCGTAATACGACCATCTTCCATCGGTACATTGAAATCAACGCGCACAAATACGCGCTTCCCTTTAACATTTACATCATTCATCGTCTTCTTTAAAAACATGAAGAAAACCCTCCTTCAATTTTGGAAAAGGTGTCACCCTTTTGTTATTAAAAAATAGACTTGCTACTTCAAATAGTAACAAAACTCTATATGTATGTCTTGCATGAACAAAGCGTTGCCTATGTCCAATTACAAAAAAAGGAGCGAATAGGTAATCCCTTCCGCTCCTTACCCTCATATATTATAAATGCTATGCTATTTAAAGGCTATACTTTTCATAACAGTTTACGTGTAATATGTTACACTTTTTCACCGATTTGAAAAAAGTATGTCACATTTAGATTTTAGTCTTCTAAACCTTGTCTTGCGATGTAAAGTGCTAAGTCCATAAGTCGAGTTGAATAGCCGATTTCATTGTCATACCAAGAAACAATTTTCACCATTTGACCTTCCATTACCATCGTAGATAAACCATCAATTGTTGAGGATGCTGAGTTTCCATTGTAGTCAATTGATACTAAAGGTAATTCATTGTAAGCAAGAATGCCCTTTAATTCGCCTTCAGATGCTTCTTTTAGTGTTGCGTTGACAGATTCCGTTGTTACTTCTGTATTTAGCTCAACAACTAAGTCTACGCAAGAAACGTTCGGCGTTGGTACACGCATCGAGAAGCCGTCTAATTTACCTTTAAGTTGTGGTAATACTTTTGAAACGGCAAGTGCTGCACCCGTTGTTGTTGGAATCATTGATACTGCGCCTGCACGTGCACGGCGAGGATCAGAGTGTGGGAAGTCAAGAATTCGTTGGTCATTTGTGTACGAGTGAATAGTTGTCATCATACCACGTTTAATACCAAATTTTTCATCCAACACTTTCGCAAGTGGTGCTAAACAGTTTGTCGTACAAGAAGCATTAGAGATTACATTTTCTGATAGGTCGTAATCTGTATGGTTAACACCCATTACATACGTTGGCATATCACCTTTTGCTGGTGCTGAAAGGATTGTTTTTCTCGCGCCTGCTTCGATATGTTTTGAAACTTCTTCCATTGAACGGAATCTACCTGTACATTCAAGCACAACGTCAACGCCTAGTTCACCCCACGGTAAGTTTGCTGGGTCTTTTTCAGAATATACATGAACGCGTTTACCATCTACGATAAATGCATTTTCTTCTGCTTGAACATCCGCATCATACACACCATGAACTGAGTCGTATTTTAATAAATGTGCTAGTTGACCTGCATCTGTTAAGTCATTTACTGCTACTACTTCAAATTCATCATGCTTCATTGCCTCACGGAACACTAAACGTCCGATACGACCAAATCCGTTAATTGCTAATTGTAATGCCATGTCTAATTCCTCCAATTAATAAATTTATTTAAATAGTATGCGCTAAGCGACACTATAAAAAACACCATCAACTATACAACTGCATAATTGCGTTGAGACTAACTTCGTACAGCGGGCGTTTAAAGCGCACTATACGAAGTTAAAATTTCATTTGCTGCACGTTCATCAGTAATTAATATTGTTTGGGGTGCGGCATTTTTGAAGTAGGCTTGAATGG
Proteins encoded in this window:
- the tpiA gene encoding triose-phosphate isomerase; protein product: MRKPIIAGNWKMYKTFDEAVDFVEAIQEAIPSEEKVDTVICAPALYLPTLVVAAEDTDLAIGAQNMHFEDEGAFTGEISPAMLSTIHVDYVILGHSERRELFNETDEAVNKKVRAALNHGIVPIICCGETLEEREAGSTEAKVSGQIRAALEGFTAEEVAHMVLAYEPIWAIGTGKTATADDANAVCGAIRAVVADLYDSETSETVRIQYGGSVKPENIVELLGKEHIDGALVGGASLQPDSYLKLLEAAANA
- the gpmI gene encoding 2,3-bisphosphoglycerate-independent phosphoglycerate mutase, producing the protein MPKQPVALIILDGLAFRDEVKGNAVAQANKPNFDRYWNTYSNATLIASGEEVGLPEGQMGNSEVGHLNIGAGRIVYQSLTRIHKSIREGDFFRNAQFLEAVNHAKQNSSKLHLMGLLSDGGVHSHYEHLFALLKLAKANGLEEVYVHGFLDGRDVGPTTAISYIEETEKKMAEIGIGKFASLHGRYYAMDRDKRWDRVQLTYNALVDGIGQTAVSAVAGVESSYAQDVADEFVLPLVITQENHPVDTIESNDAVIFFNFRPDRAIQLSKVFTNPAFDGFELSDKHPTNLKFVSFTQYSDEVNALVAFETDNLVNTFGEVLAKNGKTQLRIAETEKYPHVTFFMSGGREEKFDGEERILVASPKVATYDLQPEMSAYEVTDALLQEIAADKFDAILLNFANPDMVGHSGMLEPTIKAIEVVDECLGKVVDAILDKGGAAIITADHGNSDEVITLDDQPMTAHTTNPVPVIVTKPGVVLRNDGILADLAPTMLKLLEVEQPEEMTGKSLF
- a CDS encoding phosphoglycerate kinase, with product MFLKKTMNDVNVKGKRVFVRVDFNVPMEDGRITDETRIRAAIPTIKQLVEQGAKVILASHLGRPKGEVKEELRLTAVGERLAELMGRPVKKLDESIGEAVEAAVNEMLDGEIVLLENVRFHKGEEKNDEELSRSFAKLADLYVNDAFGAAHRAHASTEGIAKFVPAVSGLLMEKELDVLGKALSEPERPFTAIIGGAKVKDKIGVIENLLDKVDHLIIGGGLSFTFTKAQGHAIGKSLLEEDKIALAKSFIEKAKEKGVELHMPIDTVVANEFSKDAETKVVDVDAIPADWMGLDIGPKTAAKYAEIIESSKLIIWNGPMGVFEMDKFANGTKTVADAMARTAGYTIIGGGDSAAAVEKFEVAGKMDHISTGGGASLELMEGKELPGIVALNDK
- the gap gene encoding type I glyceraldehyde-3-phosphate dehydrogenase, with protein sequence MALQLAINGFGRIGRLVFREAMKHDEFEVVAVNDLTDAGQLAHLLKYDSVHGVYDADVQAEENAFIVDGKRVHVYSEKDPANLPWGELGVDVVLECTGRFRSMEEVSKHIEAGARKTILSAPAKGDMPTYVMGVNHTDYDLSENVISNASCTTNCLAPLAKVLDEKFGIKRGMMTTIHSYTNDQRILDFPHSDPRRARAGAVSMIPTTTGAALAVSKVLPQLKGKLDGFSMRVPTPNVSCVDLVVELNTEVTTESVNATLKEASEGELKGILAYNELPLVSIDYNGNSASSTIDGLSTMVMEGQMVKIVSWYDNEIGYSTRLMDLALYIARQGLED